One Triticum dicoccoides isolate Atlit2015 ecotype Zavitan chromosome 4B, WEW_v2.0, whole genome shotgun sequence genomic window carries:
- the LOC119294685 gene encoding putative B3 domain-containing protein Os03g0619850 isoform X2 → MWWQHYLLNHVGDDKTHFVAMATGGFRHNMCIPQEVGNHLGSMISETIKLEAPNGIFHIGVCRKTGELVLQSGWDKFVAMHHIEENYSFWFVYRGNSTFKVRIFNSNDHEMTTSCSQPPQSFGGVPSAATCDHHVLNGYEAHMLNERASVEFGVDLEPHSSGNLEGPSQHSYILAAGITLGAVETKKVEEKVQAIQSALPIFVTVMTKTWVNGRNLFKIYSTYEERKASHAPGRGKNDGVASQIGNRCD, encoded by the exons ATGTGGTGGCAGCATTACCTCCTCAACCACGTGGGCGATGACAAGACGCACTTCGTTGCCATGGCTACGGGTGGTTTCAGGCACAACATG TGCATACCGCAGGAGGTTGGGAACCATTTGGGGAGCATGATCTCTGAAACCATCAAACTAGAAGCTCCTAATGGCATATTTCATATTGGAGTGTGTAGAAAGACGGGTGAGCTAGTTCTTCAGTCTGGCTGGGATAAATTTGTCGCAATGCATCACATAGAAGAAAATTATTCTTTTTGGTTCGTGTACCGTGGGAACTCTACCTTTAAGGTTCGTATATTCAATTCCAATGATCATGAGATGACTACTTCCTGTTCTCAACCACCTCAGAGCTTTGGGGGTGTTCCATCTGCCGCAACTTGCGATCATCATGTGCTGAATG GATATGAAGCTCACATGCTGAATGAGCGTGCATCTGTGGAGTTTGGGGTCGATTTGGAACCTCATAGCTCCGGCAATCTCGAGGGGCCTTCCCAGCATTCCTACATTTTAGCTGCAGGGATAACTCTAGGTGCTGTGGAGACGAAGAAAGTTGAGGAGAAAGTCCAAGCAATTCAATCTGCACTTCCTATCTTCGTGACAGTAATGACCAAAACCTGGGTTAATGGCCGTAATTTG TTCAAGATATATTCCACCTATGAGGAAAGGAAAGCCTCTCATGCTCCAGGCAGAGGGAAGAACGACGGAGTGGCCAGCCAGATTGGGAATAGATGCGACTAG
- the LOC119294685 gene encoding B3 domain-containing protein LOC_Os12g40080-like isoform X3 has protein sequence MAYFILECVERRSFGGVPSAATCDHHVLNGYEAHMLNERASVEFGVDLEPHSSGNLEGPSQHSYILAAGITLGAVETKKVEEKVQAIQSALPIFVTVMTKTWVNGRNLRFCREYSSRYIPPMRKGKPLMLQAEGRTTEWPARLGIDATRVNWIRRGWKEFVAGNDVREGDICLFERAKSTTRLRMTVHFLRKSDMEV, from the exons ATGGCATATTTCATATTGGAGTGTGTAGAAAGACGG AGCTTTGGGGGTGTTCCATCTGCCGCAACTTGCGATCATCATGTGCTGAATG GATATGAAGCTCACATGCTGAATGAGCGTGCATCTGTGGAGTTTGGGGTCGATTTGGAACCTCATAGCTCCGGCAATCTCGAGGGGCCTTCCCAGCATTCCTACATTTTAGCTGCAGGGATAACTCTAGGTGCTGTGGAGACGAAGAAAGTTGAGGAGAAAGTCCAAGCAATTCAATCTGCACTTCCTATCTTCGTGACAGTAATGACCAAAACCTGGGTTAATGGCCGTAATTTG CGCTTCTGCCGTGAATACAGTTCAAGATATATTCCACCTATGAGGAAAGGAAAGCCTCTCATGCTCCAGGCAGAGGGAAGAACGACGGAGTGGCCAGCCAGATTGGGAATAGATGCGACTAGAGTGAACTGGATTCGTCGTGGCTGGAAGGAATTCGTCGCCGGCAATGACGTGCGGGAGGGGGATATCTGCCTCTTTGAACGGGCAAAGAGCACGACACGGCTTAGGATGACGGTCCATTTCCTCCGCAAGTCAGACATGGAGGTGTAG
- the LOC119294685 gene encoding B3 domain-containing protein Os12g0591400-like isoform X1 gives MWWQHYLLNHVGDDKTHFVAMATGGFRHNMCIPQEVGNHLGSMISETIKLEAPNGIFHIGVCRKTGELVLQSGWDKFVAMHHIEENYSFWFVYRGNSTFKVRIFNSNDHEMTTSCSQPPQSFGGVPSAATCDHHVLNGYEAHMLNERASVEFGVDLEPHSSGNLEGPSQHSYILAAGITLGAVETKKVEEKVQAIQSALPIFVTVMTKTWVNGRNLRFCREYSSRYIPPMRKGKPLMLQAEGRTTEWPARLGIDATRVNWIRRGWKEFVAGNDVREGDICLFERAKSTTRLRMTVHFLRKSDMEV, from the exons ATGTGGTGGCAGCATTACCTCCTCAACCACGTGGGCGATGACAAGACGCACTTCGTTGCCATGGCTACGGGTGGTTTCAGGCACAACATG TGCATACCGCAGGAGGTTGGGAACCATTTGGGGAGCATGATCTCTGAAACCATCAAACTAGAAGCTCCTAATGGCATATTTCATATTGGAGTGTGTAGAAAGACGGGTGAGCTAGTTCTTCAGTCTGGCTGGGATAAATTTGTCGCAATGCATCACATAGAAGAAAATTATTCTTTTTGGTTCGTGTACCGTGGGAACTCTACCTTTAAGGTTCGTATATTCAATTCCAATGATCATGAGATGACTACTTCCTGTTCTCAACCACCTCAGAGCTTTGGGGGTGTTCCATCTGCCGCAACTTGCGATCATCATGTGCTGAATG GATATGAAGCTCACATGCTGAATGAGCGTGCATCTGTGGAGTTTGGGGTCGATTTGGAACCTCATAGCTCCGGCAATCTCGAGGGGCCTTCCCAGCATTCCTACATTTTAGCTGCAGGGATAACTCTAGGTGCTGTGGAGACGAAGAAAGTTGAGGAGAAAGTCCAAGCAATTCAATCTGCACTTCCTATCTTCGTGACAGTAATGACCAAAACCTGGGTTAATGGCCGTAATTTG CGCTTCTGCCGTGAATACAGTTCAAGATATATTCCACCTATGAGGAAAGGAAAGCCTCTCATGCTCCAGGCAGAGGGAAGAACGACGGAGTGGCCAGCCAGATTGGGAATAGATGCGACTAGAGTGAACTGGATTCGTCGTGGCTGGAAGGAATTCGTCGCCGGCAATGACGTGCGGGAGGGGGATATCTGCCTCTTTGAACGGGCAAAGAGCACGACACGGCTTAGGATGACGGTCCATTTCCTCCGCAAGTCAGACATGGAGGTGTAG